One Obesumbacterium proteus DNA window includes the following coding sequences:
- a CDS encoding bifunctional acetate--CoA ligase family protein/GNAT family N-acetyltransferase, translating into MSQRSLESLLRPKSIAVIGASNKVGRNGHLMMQNLLKVGFSGPIMPVTPRYQAVCGVLAYADIESLPFAPDLAILCVNAQRNLEIIASLGDKGCRAAIVLSSPNAQSAELKACAQQHNVRLLGPNSLGLLAPWQKINASFSPVPIIPGKLAFISQSAAVSNTILDWAQQREIGFSLFIALGDSLDIDVDDLLDFLARDSKTSAILIYLEHLHDARRFLSAARSASRNKPILVIKSGRSPRAQQLLNSVQGLDVAYDAAIQRAGLLRVQDTHELFSAVETLSHMHPLRGEKILIVSNGAAPAAMSVDELLRRNGKLATLDEDTLTALRSKMPDDVYLQNPIDLRDDATPARYQSAINTLLDSHSYDAVLIIHAPSAAAPATTTAEIVIQTLKQHPRGKRISVLTNWSGEYSSQEARRLFSEAGIPTYRTPEGAVTAFMHMVEYRRNQRQLMETPALPTDLTANTTQAHDLIQQALKEEIYHLDTHEVRSILSSYGLQTLPTWIANDSTEAVHIAEQVGYPVALKLRSPDIPHKSDVQGVMLYLRNAAEVEQAANAIIDRVKHSFPQARIHGLLVQSMANRAGAQELRVLVEQDPVFGPLIMLGEGGGAWNPDHDAAVALPPLNMTLARYLIMQAIKGGKIRSRSPLQPLNIDGLSQLLVQVSDLIVDCPEISRLDIHPVLASAEDFTLLDVSLQLTPFSGLAENRLAIRPYPQHLEEQVILRNGVTCLLRPILPEDEPLLQQFIQKVTKEDLYYRYFSEINEFTHEDLAKMTQIDYDREMAFVAVIQEQGKDAIIGVTRALSDPDNLEGEFAVLVRSDSNGLGLGKTLLGKLIAYSTQHGLERLVGITMPNNQGMIGLAKKLGFQVDLQIEDGIVNLRLPLNNSLPA; encoded by the coding sequence ATGAGTCAGCGCAGTCTGGAATCGTTGTTACGTCCGAAGTCTATCGCCGTAATTGGTGCATCGAATAAAGTTGGGCGTAACGGCCACCTAATGATGCAGAACCTGCTTAAAGTAGGATTTTCTGGGCCGATTATGCCCGTGACTCCTCGTTATCAGGCCGTATGCGGCGTACTGGCCTATGCTGATATCGAATCCCTGCCTTTTGCCCCAGACTTGGCTATCCTGTGCGTCAACGCGCAGCGCAACCTAGAGATAATCGCCTCATTAGGTGATAAAGGATGCCGAGCAGCCATTGTGCTCTCGTCGCCAAACGCCCAATCTGCCGAGTTAAAAGCCTGTGCCCAGCAGCATAACGTGCGTTTATTAGGGCCAAATAGCTTGGGTCTTTTAGCCCCATGGCAAAAAATAAACGCCAGTTTTTCTCCGGTGCCGATTATTCCCGGCAAACTAGCCTTTATTTCTCAATCAGCAGCCGTTTCAAACACGATTTTAGATTGGGCTCAACAGCGAGAAATAGGCTTTTCCCTCTTTATCGCATTGGGGGACAGCTTGGATATCGACGTGGACGATCTTTTAGATTTTCTCGCTCGAGACAGCAAGACCAGCGCAATCTTGATTTACTTAGAACATCTGCATGATGCGCGACGTTTTCTGTCAGCGGCACGCAGCGCATCGCGAAACAAACCTATACTGGTTATCAAGAGTGGTCGCAGCCCGCGGGCTCAGCAGCTGCTCAACAGCGTACAAGGGCTAGATGTTGCCTATGACGCCGCGATCCAACGCGCAGGCCTATTGCGTGTGCAAGATACGCATGAACTTTTCTCTGCGGTAGAAACGCTCAGCCATATGCATCCACTGCGTGGAGAGAAAATCCTGATCGTCAGCAATGGGGCGGCACCTGCGGCCATGTCGGTGGATGAACTCCTGCGGCGTAATGGAAAGCTCGCAACCTTAGATGAAGACACTCTCACCGCGTTACGCAGTAAGATGCCGGATGATGTGTATCTCCAGAATCCAATCGATCTTCGCGATGATGCGACGCCAGCCCGCTATCAATCCGCCATCAACACGTTACTTGATAGCCACAGCTATGATGCGGTTTTGATTATCCATGCACCGAGCGCAGCGGCACCAGCGACCACAACGGCCGAAATAGTGATTCAAACGCTAAAACAGCATCCGCGTGGCAAACGTATTTCTGTGCTCACTAACTGGAGCGGCGAATATTCATCGCAAGAAGCACGCAGGTTATTTAGCGAAGCGGGTATTCCGACTTACAGAACGCCTGAAGGCGCGGTTACTGCCTTTATGCATATGGTTGAATATCGTCGCAATCAGCGCCAATTAATGGAAACACCGGCTTTACCAACCGATCTCACCGCAAACACCACTCAGGCTCACGACCTTATTCAGCAAGCACTTAAAGAAGAGATCTACCACCTTGATACGCACGAAGTCAGATCGATTCTATCCAGCTACGGCTTACAAACATTGCCAACATGGATTGCCAACGACAGCACAGAGGCCGTGCATATCGCCGAACAGGTTGGCTATCCGGTTGCATTAAAGCTTCGCTCTCCTGATATTCCACATAAGTCGGATGTGCAGGGAGTTATGCTCTACCTACGCAACGCCGCCGAAGTAGAACAAGCGGCAAATGCCATCATTGATCGCGTGAAGCACTCTTTTCCTCAGGCGCGCATTCACGGCCTGTTAGTTCAAAGCATGGCTAACCGAGCGGGTGCTCAAGAACTACGAGTGCTAGTCGAACAAGACCCCGTATTTGGGCCATTAATTATGCTGGGCGAAGGCGGAGGGGCTTGGAATCCAGACCACGACGCTGCCGTTGCTTTACCTCCGCTGAATATGACCTTGGCGCGATATCTGATTATGCAGGCGATCAAAGGCGGCAAAATCCGTAGCCGAAGTCCTTTGCAGCCACTTAATATTGACGGGCTTAGTCAGTTGCTGGTGCAGGTTTCCGATCTCATTGTCGACTGCCCAGAGATAAGTCGGTTAGATATCCATCCGGTTCTAGCCTCGGCTGAAGATTTCACGCTGTTAGACGTATCACTCCAGCTCACTCCGTTCTCTGGTTTAGCCGAAAATAGGCTCGCCATACGCCCATATCCTCAGCACCTTGAAGAACAAGTGATATTGCGAAATGGGGTGACTTGCTTGCTGCGCCCCATCCTCCCTGAAGATGAACCTTTGCTGCAGCAGTTCATTCAGAAAGTAACCAAAGAAGATTTGTACTATCGTTACTTCAGCGAGATCAATGAATTTACGCATGAAGACCTCGCTAAGATGACTCAAATCGATTATGACCGCGAAATGGCTTTCGTGGCCGTTATTCAGGAGCAAGGCAAAGATGCCATCATTGGCGTAACGCGTGCGCTATCCGATCCCGACAATCTTGAAGGTGAATTTGCCGTATTGGTTCGCTCAGACAGTAACGGTTTAGGGCTTGGAAAGACGCTGTTGGGTAAGTTGATCGCTTATTCAACTCAGCATGGGCTTGAAAGGCTGGTAGGTATCACGATGCCAAACAATCAGGGAATGATTGGACTCGCTAAAAAACTGGGGTTTCAAGTCGATCTTCAAATTGAAGACGGCATCGTCAATTTGCGCTTGCCGTTGAACAATTCATTGCCGGCTTAA